The following is a genomic window from Moorella sp. Hama-1.
TTGTCGCCATTCAACCTATGGCTATCGGCACTTTGAACGATCCCGTGAAGAAGATGATCGAGCGTGGGATACCGGTAATCGATATGGACACCATGCTCGCTCAACCTGGCGAATTGCCCATTACTACTTTTATTGCCCCGGATAATGTCTTGGGCGCCGAGCAGGTGACAGAGGCCCTGATGCAGGCGATTGGCGGCAAAGGCAATGTGGTCATGACCCAGGGTGCCCTGGGGCATACCGGGGCCCAGGGACGCGCCCAGGGCTTTCATAATGTAATTAAGCGTTATCCCAATGTGAAGGTAATCGATGAGACCCCGGCCGATTTTGATGTCAACAAAGTCGCCCAGATCTGGGAAAACCTCCTCAACCGTTATAGTCAAATTGATGCTGCTTACTTCCATAATGACGATATGGCCCTGGCAGCCTACCAGGTTATTAAAAACGCCGGCCGGGAGAAAGAGATTAAAATCGGCGGTAACGACGGTATGCAGCCGGCAGTGGAAGCCGTCGAAAAGGGAATAATGGTGGCCACTTCCCGTAATTCTGCCCCGCGTATCCACTGGGGGGCGCTGATGATTGGTTATTATGCGGCTACCGAAAAGGATGCCAAGAAAAAAATACCGCCTTTTATCCTGGCTGATGGTCCTACTATTACCCACGATGTTGATCAGAGTAATAAACAGCCCTGGCTCAATAAGGGTTACGGTCAATCCCTTGCCCCGGGTCTCCTCTGGCAAGAGGATCATTTGATGGTGTAAACTCGGCGGTGCGGGGAGGGGTCAAACCCTCCCCGGTTAGCAAACTGCCTGAGGAGGGAAACCATGGACAAAGTCCTGGAATTAAAAAATATAACCAAAAAGTACGGTCAGGTAGCAGTTCTTAAAAACGTCGATTTCGATCTTTACGCCGGCGAAGTCCATGCCATTATTGGCCAGAACGGTGCCGGCAAAAGCACCCTGATGAAGGTGCTGGCCGGGGTAATTCACGATTACGAAGGCGAAGAGATACTCAGGGGACAGCCGGTGCGTTTCCGGTCTGCCGGGGAAGCTATGGATAGTGGTATCGGCATGGTACACCAGGAGTTGAGTGTCATTCCCCAACTCTCGGTGGCGGAGAATTTATTTGTCGGGACACCAGGGGGTAAAAAGACCTTTGTCAACTGGCGGGAGATGGAGCAGAAAGCCAGGCAATTACTAAGAGATTTTGGGCTGGAAAAGGTCAATGTTAAACGGCCCCTGGGCACCTATCTGCTGGGAATCCAGCAGATGATCGAGATTATCCGTACCATCCATTCCGGCGCCCGGATAATCATCATGGACGAACCGACCTCGGCCCTTTCACCCCCGGAGGTGGAACGCCTCTTTGAACTTATTGGCCGGTTAAAGGAGTCCGGTACCGGCATTATCTTTATTTCTCACTTCCTCGACGATGTCCTGGCGATAGCCGATCGGATCACCGTCCTCCGGGATGGCCAGAAGATAACGACCCTGGAGAATAAAGGTGTAAAAAAGAATGAACTCATCAGGTTAATGCTCGGCAGCAGCGAGGGAATAAGTGAAATTTTGGAGGTCGAGCTTAACGCCGTTGAAAAGGAGCCGGTTTTGCAGATCCAGGATCTGGCCTGCCGGCGGTTATTCCGGGACATTTCCTTGACCGTCGGCAAGGGTGAAGTCGTCGGGCTCTTTGGCTATATGGGCGCCGGCCATATGGAGCTGCCTCGGGTCCTCTTCGGCTTAGAGACCCCGGATAAGGGGCGGGTGGTCCTGCAGGGAAAAGAGATAAAGATTAAATCGCCCGGCCAGGCCCTGAGTTTGGGGTTGGCTTATGCCCCGGAGAGCCGGAAGAAGGCCTTGTGCCTGACCAAACCTATTTACGCCAATATGACCCTGCCTTTCCTGGCCAGTATCAGTAAATTCTTCATTAACCGCCCGCGAGAACTGGAGATTAGCCGGCAGTTGATCCAGCGTACGGCCCTGCGACCGCCCCGACCCCTGTTGAATGTTGGTAGTCTCAGCGGCGGTAACCAGCAAAAGGTCTCCGTTTCCCGCTGGCTGCCGGCCAATCCGGTTGTTTTTATCCTCAGCGAGCCGACCCGGGGCATGGATGTCGGGGCCAAGGAAGAAATTATCAACCTGGTCCGCGACCTCAAGGCCGGCGGGATGGGTATCATTGTTGCTTCCTCGGAACCGGAAACAATCTTCGCCCTGGCCGACCGGATCCTGGTATTCTCGAAGGGCCAAATCGTCCACGAGTTTAGGACTGGGAAGGTTAATAAAGAAATTTTATTCCAGTATGCTTAAATCTCAACACCGCCGAGGTGACATGTATGGCAATACAAACAAAGAACGAGAAGCCTGATGGTATTGGCCGGCTCCTGAAAAGAAGCCTGCATTCCATGGCGCCCCTGTGGACCCTGTTAATCCTCTTGATCTTTTTTAGCCTGGCCTCCAATACCTTCTTCCGGATGATCAATTTTCGTAACATCCTGATCCAGGTATCCACGATGGCTATCATGTCCACAGGCATAACCTTTGTTTTATTAACCGGGGAGATCGATCTTAGTGTAGCGGATATTGGTGGCCTGGCCGGCGTTGTGGCTGCCTATGCTACGGCGACCCTCGCCTTGCCCCAGCCGTTGCCCATAATCCTGGCTCTGGTGGTAACCCTGCTGCTTGGTTACTTTAACGGTTTTGGTACCGCTAGGTTAGGTATCCCCTCCTTTATGATTACCCTGGCCATGATGGTTATCGCCAGCGGTCTCTCCCTGTATTTTACCCGCGGCCGGGTAATCTTTAAGATACCGGAACTGGTCAAAACCCTGGGTGCCGGTAATATCGGCCCCATTCCCATTATCGTTATCGTCGCGGCTATCGTCCTGGGTCTGGCTCACTTTGTCCTGCAGTATACCCGCTTCGGCCGCTATGTCTATATGACGGGAGCCAACCGGGAGGCGGCGGAACTCTCGGGTGTCAATACCCGTGCCATTGTAACTGCCTGCCTGGCTATTTCCGGTTTCACGGCCGGCCTGTCCGGTCTGATAAACCTGGGTCGCCTGGGTAGCGCCCAGCCTTCCGTCCCCGGCGACATGCTCATTAACGCCATTGCCGCCGTTGTCCTGGGCGGGACTTCCCTGGCCGGTGGTGAGGGCGGTATCCCCAACACCATTATCGGTCTGCTGATCCTGGGCGTTTTACGAAACGGCCTGGATCAGGTCAGCACTGACGTCTACCTGAAAACCTTTATCACCGGCGTCATCCTGGTGGCCGCCCTGTTCCTTAATATTGTCGCCAGCCGCCTTCGCCAGACTGCCGAAGAAGAGGAATAACCCGGCAGCCGGCGGGTGCCGATAAAACCCAAAACTGATGGAGGGATTTCCATGGCTGACTTTACTGCCCACATTAAAGTACCGGGGTCTGATTTAAGCCGTTATCAGCCCCTTAATTTGGAAACGGTGATCGACTATGTAAGAAAGCGGCCCGAGCTCCAGGAGTTATTTTCCCCGGATGAGGAGCTGGTGAGTAGCGAGGTGGGTGACGGCAACCTGAACCTGGTCTTCCGCATCCAGGCTAAAAAGGACCCCGCCCGTTCAGTAATCATTAAGCAGGCCCTGCCCTATGTTCGGCTGGTAGGGGATAGCTGGCCCTTGAGCCCGGACCGGGCCCTTATCGAAGGCCGGGCCCTGGCCATCTTTTCCGCCATCTGCCCGGATCTTACGCCGAAACTCTACTACACAGATCAGGATATGTACCTAAATGTCATGGAGGATCTGGCGCCGCGGATTATTATGCGCAAGGGCCTGGTGAAGAGGGAACACTACCCCAACTTTACCAAGCACATCGGTCGTTACCTGGCCCGCACCCTGGGCGAGACCCTGGATTTGTACCTGGATCCCCAGCTGAAGAAGTGGAATGCCGCCCAGTTCACCAATCCCCAGCTCTGCAAGATCACCGAGGACCTGGTCTTTACCAACCCGTATATTAAAGAAGGCAACGGCAACCACTTCAACGCCCTGATCGCTAAAGACGTTGATGTCATCCAAAACGATGTCGACCTCAAAGTGGAGATGGCCGAGCTTAAGGACGCCTTTATGAACCATGGCCAGGCATTGATCCATGGGGACTTGCACACTGGTAGTATAATGGTTGATGCCACCACCACCAAGGTCATGGACCCCGAATTCGCCTTCTACGGGCCGGCCGGCTTTGATATCGGCGCTGTTATTGGTAACCTCTTCCTTAATTACGCCTCCCATGAGGGCCATACACCTGATCCCGGCGAGCGGCGGGAGTACCGGCAGTATTTGCTGGAATTGGCCCGGGGTGTCTGGGAGAACTTTGTGGCGGAATTCCAGTTCGTCTGGGAGGCCCAGGATCCTGTCCAGCGCCCGGCGGCTTACAGGGAACGGTATATGCGTAAGTTGCTCCAGGATACGGCTGGTTTCGGCGGCGCCAAGATGATGCGCCGGATTATCGGCCTGGCCCATGTGGAGGATCTGGAGAGCATCGTCGATCCAGAGAAGCGGGCGGTAGCCGAGCGGTTGGGCCTGGCCATCGGCCGGCGCCTGGTCAAGGAGCGCGCGCGTTTTACCAGCATCGAGGATATTATCAACGTGGTCTTAACTTCCCAGCCGGAGGTGTTGTAAAGATGTACGAACCCATTGCCCCTATCAGCTGGCGGGACGGCCAGGTGGAGATGATCGACCAGACCCGCCTGCCTGGGGAACTGGTAATTATCCACCCGCAAACGGTGGCGGAGATGTGGGACGCTATTAAGAAGCTCAAGGTCCGGGGGGCGCCGGCTATCGGCATCGCAGCTGCCCTGGGGTTATACCTGGCTGTGAAGGACTCTGACGCCGGGGATAAGGCCGGCTTTGAGGCTGATGTCCAAAAGGCTGCCGATTACCTGGCCTCTTCCCGGCCGACGGCGGTGAACCTCTTCTGGGCCTTAAAGCGGGTGCGGCAGGCGGTGGCTGCCGCGACCACCGAAGACGTGACTGCCCTAAAAGAGCTGGTCCTCAAAGAGGCCCTGGCCATCCGCGATGAAGACGAGGCCATGTGCCGCGCCATCGGCGAACATGGTGCCTACCTTTTAAGCGACGCTGACGCTGTATTGACCCACTGTAACGCCGGCACCCTGGCCACCGCCCGGTACGGGACGGCCCTGGCCCCCATCTATACCCTGGCCGCCCGGGGCAAGGTGTTGCAGGTCTTTGCCGACGAGACCAGGCCCCTCCTCCAGGGAGCCCGCCTGACCACCTGGGAACTGCACCAGGCCGGCATCCCGGTGACCCTGATCACCGACAACATGGCCGCCACCGTCATGGCCCGCGGCTGGGTCCAGGCGGTCATCGTCGGCGCCGATCGCATCACCGCCAACGGCGATGTAGCCAACAAAATCGGCACCTATGGTGTGGCCATCCTGGCCCGGGAACACGGCATCCCCTTCTACGTGGCCGCGCCGGCCTCGACCTTTGATTTGAGCCTGGCCGGCGGTGACCAGATCCCCATCGAAGAGAGGGATCCAGCTGAAGTCAGCCACTTCGGCCTGCGGCCTACGGCTCCGGAGGGGATTGGTATTTTCAACCCGGCCTTTGATGTGACCCCCCACCGCTACGTTACCGCCATAATCACGGAAAAAGGAGTTATCCGGCCGCCCTATAAACAAAATATCGCCCGGGTCTTAGCCGGCGAAAGCAGGTGACGCAAACATTGCTAGCAACCTTTAAAGAACAAATCGTGGAAGCAGGCCGCCGCCTCTACCAGAGGGGCATGGTCAATGGTAATGAGGGTAATATCAGCATTCGCTTGCCGGACGATCGGATTCTCACCACCCCCACCGGGGTGAGCAAGGGTTTCCTGCAGGCAGACGAGCTGGTGATCGTGGACCTGGACGGTAACGTCTTGGAGGGTAAGCAGAAGCCTTCTTCGGAGTTGAAGATGCACCTGGCTGCCTACCAGGCGCGGCCGGACATTCAGGCCGCCGTTCACGCCCATCCCCGTTTCGCCACCACCTTTGCCGTGGCCCGGAAGGAGCTGCCCATAACGGCCATGCCGGAGATGGTGGTCATGGTGGGGGAGGTAGCCCTGGTCCCCTACGGGACGCCCTCCACCACGGAGCTGGTGGACCAGTTCGCCCCCTACTGGCAGGGCCATGACGCTTTTTTGCTCAGCAACCACGGTGTCCTGACCCTGGGTGGGGACATCTGGGCCGCCCTCTACCGTATGGAATCCGTGGAGCACTACGCCGGCATCGTCCTGGCCAGCCAGGCCCTGGGGGGCCCCCATCACCTGGAGCCGGAGAACCTGGAGAAACTCTACCAGTTAAAATAGATAGTTTAAGCGAAACGGATGGCCCCGGGGTGTTGCAGCGGAGGGAAACCAGCGAGTTTAAATGGCGTTACACCCCGAGCCTATATCTAGCAGAAACTTGGTTTTAAAAGCAAACCTTGCGAGTTAAGTAGCGGAGCGAAAGCGAATTTAGACGTTCAAAGGGAATTTCGGGCTATCTGGCAATAGACCGGCAGTCACGCCTGAGGGCGGACCTGCCGGTTTTTTATGCCATATGAATTAAAGGCCGGAGGTGCAGGCGGGGGGTGTAGTTATTAGATTGGTCCCGGCGTCGATAGGAGTTTTTTCGGGGCAGGCTATTATTTAGCCTAAACCCGCAGATTACGAAGCTTTTCGGGGTGGCAGGATTTTATCTTCTAATGACGAAATCTAAGGTGGCGAATGAAACGTATCCCTGCTTTATCATTCTACATATAACTACAGGGGGAATCACCGGTGCGCATTGCTATTATCGGCGGTTCCGGGGTCTATGACCCCGGTATTTTAAGCAACATCCGCGAGGAAAAGGTGACGACGCCCTACGGGACGGCCGTCATCAAGGCCGGCACCTATCAGGGCGAGGAGATAGGCTTTATGCCCCGCCACGGGGAGAAACATACCGTCCCGCCCCATAAAGTAAACTACCGGGCCAACATCTGGGCCCTGAAGAAGCTCGGGGTAGAAAGGGTCCTGGCCACGGCCGCCGTCGGCTCCACCAACCCGGAATTTAAGGCCGGCGAGTTTGTTCTTGTTGACGACTTCCTGGACTTTACCAAAACCCGGGTTTATACCTTCTTTGAAGGCGGTGCCATGGGGGTTGTTCATACCGACTTTACCACCCCATACTGCCCCGAACTCCGGCAGGTGCTGGTAGCTACGGCCGCTGAACTGGGCATCAAAGCCCACGACGGCGGTGTCTACGCCTGCACCGAGGGACCTCGCTTCGAGACCCCGGCCGAGATCCGGATGATCCGCCAGCTGGGGGGCGACCTGGTGGGGATGACCAACGTCCCCGAGGTCATCCTGGCCCACGAAGCAGGACTCTGTTACGGCCTCATTGCCATGGTCACCAACATGGCCGCCGGCATCTCCGCTACACCTTTAAGCCATGAAGAAGTCCTGGCCATCATGGACCAGAACGGTAAAAACCTGCGCGACCTCATCATGCGGACCATCCCCTGCATCCCCCGGGAGAGAAACTGCCGCTGCGAACTGACGGCGGGGAAGATTGGGGTGTAATAGGTGGAGATATCCCCACCATAAAGTACCTACCATTTTTGAGTAGAACCCTATTTTCAAAGGGAGGTAAGCTAAAATGCCAGAATCCATCATCCGCGACCCCGGTCTGGCCAGCGCAGGCCGCCTGAAGATTGATTGGGTCCGCAACAATATGCCCATCTTAAACGAAATCCGCCGCGAATTCGAAGAACGCCGGCCCTTTGCCGGCCAGAGGGTGGCCATCTGCCTGCACCTGGAGGCCAAGACCGCCTACCTGGCGGAGGTCATTCAAGCCGGCGGGGCCGAGGTGGCCATCTGCGGCTCCAATCCCCTGTCCACCCAGGACGACGTCTGCGCCGGCCTGGCCGGCAAAGGGGTGAACGTCTACGCCCGCCACGGCTGTACCGATGAAGAGTATAACTTCTTCCTGCACAAGGTCCTGGATACCAGACCTCGATTGGTCATCGACGACGGCGGCGACCTGGTCCACCTCCTCCATACCGGCCGGCGGGAGCTGCTGCCGGAGGTCATTGGCGGCGCCGAGGAGACGACTACCGGCATCCTGCGCCTGAAGGCCATGGAGGCCGAGGGCGCCCTGGCCTTCCCCATGGTCGCCGTTAACAACGGTGACT
Proteins encoded in this region:
- a CDS encoding sugar ABC transporter substrate-binding protein, with product MSVYEKGMNRRDFIVKSLVAGGMLAGGSVLLSGCGSGSSGATAKEGKRLKAAFSNAGLQATWCAQGKDTVERWGKWLGVDITWYDGALSADKQRAAVEDMATKDWDFVAIQPMAIGTLNDPVKKMIERGIPVIDMDTMLAQPGELPITTFIAPDNVLGAEQVTEALMQAIGGKGNVVMTQGALGHTGAQGRAQGFHNVIKRYPNVKVIDETPADFDVNKVAQIWENLLNRYSQIDAAYFHNDDMALAAYQVIKNAGREKEIKIGGNDGMQPAVEAVEKGIMVATSRNSAPRIHWGALMIGYYAATEKDAKKKIPPFILADGPTITHDVDQSNKQPWLNKGYGQSLAPGLLWQEDHLMV
- a CDS encoding sugar ABC transporter ATP-binding protein, encoding MDKVLELKNITKKYGQVAVLKNVDFDLYAGEVHAIIGQNGAGKSTLMKVLAGVIHDYEGEEILRGQPVRFRSAGEAMDSGIGMVHQELSVIPQLSVAENLFVGTPGGKKTFVNWREMEQKARQLLRDFGLEKVNVKRPLGTYLLGIQQMIEIIRTIHSGARIIIMDEPTSALSPPEVERLFELIGRLKESGTGIIFISHFLDDVLAIADRITVLRDGQKITTLENKGVKKNELIRLMLGSSEGISEILEVELNAVEKEPVLQIQDLACRRLFRDISLTVGKGEVVGLFGYMGAGHMELPRVLFGLETPDKGRVVLQGKEIKIKSPGQALSLGLAYAPESRKKALCLTKPIYANMTLPFLASISKFFINRPRELEISRQLIQRTALRPPRPLLNVGSLSGGNQQKVSVSRWLPANPVVFILSEPTRGMDVGAKEEIINLVRDLKAGGMGIIVASSEPETIFALADRILVFSKGQIVHEFRTGKVNKEILFQYA
- a CDS encoding ABC transporter permease, with translation MAIQTKNEKPDGIGRLLKRSLHSMAPLWTLLILLIFFSLASNTFFRMINFRNILIQVSTMAIMSTGITFVLLTGEIDLSVADIGGLAGVVAAYATATLALPQPLPIILALVVTLLLGYFNGFGTARLGIPSFMITLAMMVIASGLSLYFTRGRVIFKIPELVKTLGAGNIGPIPIIVIVAAIVLGLAHFVLQYTRFGRYVYMTGANREAAELSGVNTRAIVTACLAISGFTAGLSGLINLGRLGSAQPSVPGDMLINAIAAVVLGGTSLAGGEGGIPNTIIGLLILGVLRNGLDQVSTDVYLKTFITGVILVAALFLNIVASRLRQTAEEEE
- the mtnK gene encoding S-methyl-5-thioribose kinase, encoding MADFTAHIKVPGSDLSRYQPLNLETVIDYVRKRPELQELFSPDEELVSSEVGDGNLNLVFRIQAKKDPARSVIIKQALPYVRLVGDSWPLSPDRALIEGRALAIFSAICPDLTPKLYYTDQDMYLNVMEDLAPRIIMRKGLVKREHYPNFTKHIGRYLARTLGETLDLYLDPQLKKWNAAQFTNPQLCKITEDLVFTNPYIKEGNGNHFNALIAKDVDVIQNDVDLKVEMAELKDAFMNHGQALIHGDLHTGSIMVDATTTKVMDPEFAFYGPAGFDIGAVIGNLFLNYASHEGHTPDPGERREYRQYLLELARGVWENFVAEFQFVWEAQDPVQRPAAYRERYMRKLLQDTAGFGGAKMMRRIIGLAHVEDLESIVDPEKRAVAERLGLAIGRRLVKERARFTSIEDIINVVLTSQPEVL
- the mtnA gene encoding S-methyl-5-thioribose-1-phosphate isomerase, whose amino-acid sequence is MYEPIAPISWRDGQVEMIDQTRLPGELVIIHPQTVAEMWDAIKKLKVRGAPAIGIAAALGLYLAVKDSDAGDKAGFEADVQKAADYLASSRPTAVNLFWALKRVRQAVAAATTEDVTALKELVLKEALAIRDEDEAMCRAIGEHGAYLLSDADAVLTHCNAGTLATARYGTALAPIYTLAARGKVLQVFADETRPLLQGARLTTWELHQAGIPVTLITDNMAATVMARGWVQAVIVGADRITANGDVANKIGTYGVAILAREHGIPFYVAAPASTFDLSLAGGDQIPIEERDPAEVSHFGLRPTAPEGIGIFNPAFDVTPHRYVTAIITEKGVIRPPYKQNIARVLAGESR
- a CDS encoding class II aldolase/adducin family protein, producing MLATFKEQIVEAGRRLYQRGMVNGNEGNISIRLPDDRILTTPTGVSKGFLQADELVIVDLDGNVLEGKQKPSSELKMHLAAYQARPDIQAAVHAHPRFATTFAVARKELPITAMPEMVVMVGEVALVPYGTPSTTELVDQFAPYWQGHDAFLLSNHGVLTLGGDIWAALYRMESVEHYAGIVLASQALGGPHHLEPENLEKLYQLK
- the mtnP gene encoding S-methyl-5'-thioadenosine phosphorylase, with product MRIAIIGGSGVYDPGILSNIREEKVTTPYGTAVIKAGTYQGEEIGFMPRHGEKHTVPPHKVNYRANIWALKKLGVERVLATAAVGSTNPEFKAGEFVLVDDFLDFTKTRVYTFFEGGAMGVVHTDFTTPYCPELRQVLVATAAELGIKAHDGGVYACTEGPRFETPAEIRMIRQLGGDLVGMTNVPEVILAHEAGLCYGLIAMVTNMAAGISATPLSHEEVLAIMDQNGKNLRDLIMRTIPCIPRERNCRCELTAGKIGV